Genomic segment of Nilaparvata lugens isolate BPH chromosome 6, ASM1435652v1, whole genome shotgun sequence:
CAACATACCTTTTCTTTCATCAATGATGTTTGCACTCTGAACTTCCATGATTCTACTTCCACTGACACGCCtcctatcatcatcatcatgtttCTCTGAATCCCTTCTCGTTCTTTTAGGAGTTTCATCATCTAAATTGAATCCTGGTACAGAATGTCTGCTTTTGATAGAACTTAAATTACTTGTAAATTTGGTGCTAGCATTGCTTCTCTCATCAATGATAGTTCTAATTCTACTATCAGTTTCATCAGGTAGCATGTTTTGAGCCTCTCCTTTTTCACTGTCATCAGTCATGAGCTTTTGTCTTTCTTTTTCATTCGATTTCCTCTTGCTCTTGCCATGATCAGAAGAAGCCGTTGCAACATCATTTTTTGAAGTGTTCAAACCTCCAACCGATTCAAGTCGTCCTAGTTTCTCATTAGAATCTAGTTTTTCTGGCGTTTCAGTAACTATCGAGACGTCTCGACGTTTTTCAGGTGATTTTGTGTTTTCCAAAAAcattttccttctcttttcaaaGCTTTCATCAACTTTTAAAGCTGGAATAGAATTCACACTATCTCTCCTGGGCGTGAGCGATGTTTTGGGGGTTTTTACATCTTTTACCGGTGATTTAACATTTTTGGGCGATTTATTGTTTATCCTCTCGATTTTCTCATCAGAATCTAAATTTTCAGGTGTATCCGAACTATTTGTCTCATCTGATGGTCTTTCCTTGCGCTTACCTTCTTTTTCGAGTTTTTCATAGAAAGTTGAATCAAAATCTGTACTTACACCAGTATGCTTAAACGATTCTCCAACGGTCATAGAGGAATCCATGAATCTGGTTTGCGATACTCCCTCATTTTCTTCCAAACTTTCATCAGAACTCGAATCGGATTCTGGTTTTCTATCAACATTCACCGACTTTTTAGAACTTTTTGATACGATAGTTTGTGTCAAGGGTGACTTCCTATTTTCAGACATTCCTACCAAACTATCCTCAGAACTCGATTCCGATTCTGAATTTCTACCGGCATTCACCGATTTTTCAGAACTTTTAGAACTTTTTGAGTCAAGGGTGATTTCCTATTTTCAGACATTCCTACCAAGCTATCATCAGAACTCAATTCAGAATCTGATTCTCTACCAATAGTCCTTGATTCGGAACTTTTTGACAAGATAGTTTGTGTCAAGGAggattttcttttttcaggCAACCCTACCAAACCATCCTTAGAACTCGAATTGGATTCTGAATTTCTACTAACATTCCCAGAGCTTTTTGATAGGATAGTTTGTGTCAAAGGTGATTTCCTATTTTCTGACATTCCTACCAAGCTATCATCCGAGCTCGATTCAGAATCTGCATTTTTACCACTATTCCTCGATTCGGAACTTTTTGACACGATGGTTTGTGTCAAGGATGATTTTCTATGTTCAGATGATGGTTTGTTGATTTCTCCAAGTTTTTCGTTAGAGGTTATGTTAGACTTCAAAACCTTTTTGGACTAGCTGATCTTGGAGGTGATTTGATGGTTTCTGACAGTTTTTTCTCAGGAACTTCCATTTTTTTAGGAGACCCAGACGAATTTCGAGATTTTGATTCTTCTTGAGTGATGCTGTTTCTTACAGAGGTGTGATTACTTAAACCTTTAGTATTTGCATCGAATCTTAGAACACTGTCATGAGAACTAAATCGTACCGATCTGTTGTGTTTGTCACTAGTCGCGGGAGAATTGTTCGAGCTGGAGGGAGACTCCGACCGTCGAAGACAAGACTGGGGAGAATCCAAGTtctttaaaaaacttgaaacattgcCGAACGTCTCATCATTGTTCCATAGATTGTTTTTTCTGGTTCTAAAAGTTATCTTGGATGTTGAAACATTGAAAGCACTTTTCTCTTCCTCAGTTTTCTCAAATTCATCGTTGGAGAAATTAGTTCCTTCTTTATTCTTCTCGCTATCAACATCTTTCGAGACCTTTTCAACGTTTATTGACCTTTTCAACGGTTTCACGGGTGAAGGAGGAATAAAATTATCACTATCAATTTCAGTATTTACAACCTTAGCTTCCCTGAGTGACAATGAAAGTGAGTGATTCCTCTTATTTTTTGAATCTTCAACACATTTTCTGGATGATGGAGACGTTCTATCAGTATTCAGACTAGCTTTGCATAAACTACTTTCATTCAacctattattatctatattttcAGAACCTATTCCCTGCACAACATTTGGTTTTTGTGATTTAACCCCACTCGAATTTGATAGATTGTCATTTTTACTGTCACTTTCATCACTTGTCACCGATTCACTCTGACTACCCAACGCCTCCTGCAAGCAATGATCCACATCCAAGGCATTGCTTGATTGTCGAGTTGATGAGTCTCTGGAAAATAGAATTGATGAGCGATAACAGACAAGTATAAATGAGACGAAACAAAACTCTTGCATCAAATTCACATTACAGAGGGTTCCATAAAAATGTTTACACTCTTTGAGAGTGAATATCTTGGTAACTTGCATGTGGACTATTCATGCCACACCAACTGTTTACGAGACACCGAACTACAATACCAAAAGTAAGGCCCAATTCACACAGAATGGACGTGCGACAGGGCGGACACTTTTTCGCCCATGCCACTTCTGTATCTCGTGGCATACAAGGACTAGCCACTTGTTCAAAATGAGAACGTACATAATAAAttctttttaattgaataatatttaataaacatGCCACTATCACGTCCGTCTGATAACCATTGCATACGCCACGCCTCCACCACGTCAGAGTCCGCGCCACGTCTCTACCCGACGTCTGATCTGTGATCTGATCTGGCCTTACTTTTAGTATTTTAGTTAGGTGTCTCGTCAACAGTTAGTAGTCTGTAACAACTCTAACAAAAAACTACTGTAACAACAGCCAGAGCGTTACTAAGAAATTCACTGCCCAAGAGTGTATTTATGTTTTTGGCCCCTttgcaaataaaaataattaagaattgagaaaaacaaaaaatcaagcAAAATCCAATTTTAAAGAGCTGAATCGGCTTTAACTTTTTGTTTAGATtgacttgaaaaatgaaaatacttgaaattgtcacactattttttactaaattgaTGTCAGTTGTCAATATTGATTTATCCTCTAATAGGTGCTTGATTGAAgatattaaattgattatttattcactAATAAGTGCTTGATTGAAGTTAATTGATTTCATAGTTTACTTTTCAAGTCAATTCTTTGTGGATACTGGAATATGAGGCCAATTGGCACAAGAGCTCTCCTGTAGGCTGATGATATTTTCCTTATTTGCGACACAAGAGAAAAGTTACAGCAGTCTAACTGAATGGGCAGAGGAGTTGAAATTGAGACAA
This window contains:
- the LOC111061696 gene encoding DNA-directed RNA polymerase I subunit RPA43-like, which produces MGIKVKFNNKFLNDLVHDCNSGIVLEANRTKYVNISPFQLQNLTGFIREYLDSLVATYDPELSGIILSHQKIKVNPEFNVEGDGTNKLLYIADIYVFRPKIGSVLTGVVNQKSKDHVGCLVHRVFNVTIPKPDGDEEEEEVWNRTSVGQDVRFRVVAFDMTLKIPSIHGQILDSSTRQSSNALDVDHCLQEALGSQSESVTSDESDSKNDNLSNSSGVKSQKPNVVQGIGSENIDNNRLNESSLCKASLNTDRTSPSSRKCVEDSKNKRNHSLSLSLREAKVVNTEIDSDNFIPPSPVKPLKRSINVEKVSKDVDSEKNKEGTNFSNDEFEKTEEEKSAFNVSTSKITFRTRKNNLWNNDETFGNVSSFLKNLDSPQSCLRRSESPSSSNNSPATSDKHNRSVRFSSHDSVLRFDANTKGLSNHTSVRNSITQEESKSRNSSGSPKKMEVPEKKLSETIKSPPRSASPKRF